gcgttgtaccctggtcttagtcctgtgtagccacccagcagggcttcgtaccctggcctatgtctgccacccagaggggcatcataccctggcttgtgtctatgtctctgtgtcttgtcttgttcctgactctgtcttagtctagtcctattccactgtctgtttatatctgtcttggtttgccttttctgctctgttcgccactgtctgtggctctgtttctctttgctcagttctaccacaacctgtgcttctgtgtctctcagcttttccctcagctctgcactcagaccttgcttcgcactctctggctttgctctgtgtctccgctctttgcggttctatctggctccgcctcctgtgtttctgcacttggctccatctccgctcttggctctgcctccagcgtctccgctcttggctccgcctccagggtctccgctcttggctccgcctccagcatctccgctcttggctccgcctccagcgtctccgctcttggctccgcctccagcgcctccgctcttggccccgcctccagcgtctccgctcttggctctgcctcttgcgtcgccgctcttggctctgccttctccttctcttctctttgctccacctaCTCATACtcggcctcctgcgtttctgttcttggttctagctcttgtgctttcgctctgcatccgctcttgcggtctttctctacttgttacttagtcctcctgtctgaacaggttccaacctgtttcacatacctgcctgcagaccggtccctacctgttcttcctatgttccagccgtacccacctgcctaccagagagccagccgtgtccgcctgcccgccagtgtctctgttgtacccgtctgcctgcctgtgtcccagccgtgcccgcctgtcagccagagtgccagctgtgcccgctccgttccttagtgggatcagcagccacagccagacatcaccctcgagtggcacctggtagcttcctattgcacaagtctgacctcaccatcagaggctccagcgaacacctaggaagctacttagttacgccccttccagggaagtttggtctgtggtccagtggggccacacccccgtatgcccgcgccaaccagtctgggcgcgtgcgtgacacacactaatcgcgtcatcgcaccctctgacctgaacagtcgcagccagaggacggaagacagagcggcgcgcagtggtggaatgaggaaggtgactatcgcgcaatgctctcctcccccgatatactcacctgctccaggcgtcatccctggcagcgtctcactgtcagatggtctccgggagctggcggcatcttcctgtgttcagcggtcacgtaccgctcatcacagtaatgaatatgtgtgcatattcattactttaatgagcggtaccacatgaccgctgaacacaggaagagctgcccggagaccatctgacatgtagggacagcgccaggagtaggtgagtatgtgacagccgccaatcccctcacccaccgaccccacgccaacactgactcgagtataagccgagagggtcactttcagcccaaaaaagtgggctgaaaatctcggcttatactcgagtatatatggtagctaTCTTCTTCCGGGATATGATAGGAAATAGATAGCTTCTTCTAGGATAAAATAAGAAATAGCTATCTTCTGGGATAGACTAGGAAATAGCTAGCTTCTTCTGGGATACAATAAGAAATAGCTATCTTCTGGGACAGAATAGGAAATAGCTAGCTTCTTCTGGGATAGAATAGGAAATAGCTAGCTTCTTCTGAGATAGAATAGGAAATAGCTAGCTTCTTCTGGGATAGAATAGGAAATATCTAGCTTCTTCTAGGATAAAATAAGAAATAACTATCTTCTGGGATAGACTAGGAAATAGCTTGCTTCTTCTGGGATAAAATAAGAAATAGCTATCTTCTGGGACAGAATAGGAAATAGCTAGCTTCTTCTGGGATTGAATAGGAAATAGCTAGCTTCTTCTGGGATGGAATATGAAATAGCTAGCTTCTTCTGGGATAGAATAGGAAATAGCTAGCTTCTTCTGGGATAAAATAAGAAATAGCTATCTTCTGGGACAGAATAGGAAATAGCTAGCTTCTTCTGGGATGGAATAGGAAATAGCTAGCTTCTTCTGGGATGGAATACGAAATAGCTAGCTTCTTCTGGGATAGAATAGGAAATAGCTAGCTTCTTCTGGGATAGAATAGGAAATAGCTAGCTTCTTCTGGGATAGAATAGGAAATAGCTAGCTTCTTCTGCTATGTAACAGAAATCAATATATTGCACATGTATGTTTTTTATGACATTTTTTAGAATTACACCTTAACATATACATACATTTTTGTTTCCTTGGTTTGTAAGCACAGTACGCTGCAAGTGCCAGAAAAGGAAATATACCAATGACACCAATGGCAGAAATGTAAATTTGCGAACCTGTAattttggagagaaaaaaaatacattgtTAAAATAAGATGAATTTTCACTTAAAGTATTAAATCCCATTCATTTTAATTGAATTCACAATTGTGTACACCACTGAAAGGAATAATATATTAAAGGGAAAAGGAAGTGAAAAGAGTTATCCTTTAACACTATTCAATGTTAAAACCATAGTCTTTGTGCACACATTTAAAATAAGTCTCTTTTTTGCACTATGTCTCGGCAATTTATGCACAGGACATAATATTAATTGAATTATATCTTGCACTATAGCAATTATAATCATGAGCACAGCGGTGGTTCTACACTAAGTCCACTCCTGACATAATGTGGCAGGTAAAATAATTTGGCTGCCAATAGGTATAGTGGCCAATGTCCCCTCTTAGATATTGTAATTGGCTACTGATATAAATGAAATGTAATAACAGAAGGGGAATATTAATAAGTCTGCTGCAGTAACATTAGAATAGAAAACAACAGCATTAAAAGAGTTATCGGTCTTCTGGTAAAAGTCTATAGTCGCTCTATGCAACTGCAGATTTCTGCATCCTTTCAGTGTGTATCAACAATACACAAATTATAACCTTTCTACTCTGTTAGATAAATAACCTGGGaatagcaaaaaaaatgtataatttaagTATTAAAATAGACACATGCATATATGTGAATATTTTAGTTTGGAAATATGGTGCAAAATACATAGCCATGGCTAATACAATTATGCCACCCAAGAAAAATACCACACATACATGCCAGTGAAGAATTCAGTAAGTACACAGAGAAGAAACCACTCTAGATAGTGAGGTAGTGAGCAGGTATATATAATACACATCTGCTGGAAAGTGCCAATTAGAAGCAGGGTAAGAGCCTAGGGGCCCACAGTACTCAACGCACGTTTCGCCTAGAAATGATTcatccaatctactatataattgtctaagggtcacttccgtctgtccttctgtctgtctgtcacggatattcattggtcgcggcctctgtctgtcatggaaatccaagtcgctgatcggtcgctgcaaaacagccacgaccaatcagcgacgggcacagtccggaagaaaatggctgctccttactccccgcagtcagtgcccggtgcccgcatactcccctccagtcaccactcacacagggctaatgctggcggtaatggaccgcgttatgccacgggtaacgcactccgtaatcgCTGCTGTTAACCTTTttatgatgctgcctatgcggcatcaatagtaaaaagatctaatgttaaagataaaaaaaacattaaaattaataaaaaaacaaaaaacctgctatactcaccctccgtagtccgctgagccgctcgcgcctgccgccatcttccgttcccagcgatgcattgtgaaattacccagaagacttagcggtctcgcgagaccgctaagtctcctgggtaattttgtaatgcatcctgggaacggaagatggcagaagccgcgcgcgtatcgccggagcttcggtggatcccatggggtgagtatataactattttttactttatattatttttttttaacaaggatatggtgcccaaactgctgtatactacgtgggctgtgttagataccgcgtggctgctatatactacataggcagtgttatatactgcatgggctgtgctatatattacgtggccactgttatatactgcctgggctgtgttatatactatgtggctgctatatactgcgtgtgcagtgttatatactacgtggctgccatatactgcgcggcctgtgttatatactatgtcgcctgtgttatatactgcgtggctgctatatactgcgtgggctgtgttatatactgcgtggctgctatatactgcgtgggctgtgctatatattacttggccAGCGTTATAAAGTACGTGGCtgccatatactgcgtggcctgtgttatatactacgtcgcctgtgttatatactgcgtggctgctatatactgcataggctgtgttatatagtacgtggctgtgttatatactgcatggccactgttatatattgcgtggcctgtattaacgcatcgggtattctacaatatgtatgtatatagcagccacatagtatgtagcacaggccacatagtatttgtctgctatatactacatggctcctatatactacgtggcctgtgctatatactatgtggctgctatatacatacatattctagaataccggatgcattagaatcggaccaccatctagttagCTATATTCAGCATTCCACATGGTACTTGTATAGAGATCATAGTGTGTAATTATACATGAAGTCCTCTGAATACGCAACTGAACTGCACGGTATGGGTTACAGAAGACTGTCAGGCAGTAGGCAATTGAGTTATCCCTCTGTATATGTCCATAAACTATGACAGGCTTTAGCAAGACTAATATGTTGTGTGCATAAACTGCCAGGGcatgtgcaagaaaaaaaaagagacTTATTATAAATATACAGTGTGCACAATCACTGAAAAGTAATAAAGGATACTTTAATTCACATTCTATTCCCTTCCTTTTAATATATATAAAAAGTAAAGCATATAGCGCTCAGCAAGGATTGCACACTGTGCAGAGCAGGAGGCAGAACATGACAGCAATTTTTCCTTTGTCTCATTATCAGGACAGAAGATGAAGGGAAAGACGTCCATCTTACCATCATTACCTAAGAAAACCACACAGACGTGAATGGAAACAACGCTCCACTCTAAATACGTAAATGACCTAATATTTTGTTTCTATATGACGGGTATACACGCCGCTCAATCAAAGGGCATCATGTATCAGCCACCGGCTGTAGGATTTCAGCTGCAGAGGAGACTAGGCAGATAATGCAAGGATGCCTATTTCTGTTCACGGCATGGatcaattatttttatattttaatagacttttctcaatgcagtgatactacatatatgtattattattatttttaattatctttatttttaatggggggaaAAGTGTTGTGATGTTAACGTTTCGCTTAGTCCCCTCAGGGGACTTCAACATGCaatcgtctgatcgcttgtgctacacacagAGATTCCAGAGCATTGCTGCATACCATAAGAATCAGTGGCCTTTGGAACCCTGTCGCAGGCCATGACTATTTCTAGTTTTCCAtccatatagccatatgagggctcgttttttgtaggacaagtcgTTAAATGAttccattaattttaccatatccTGTACTAGAAAATGTGGGCtgtaatggagaaaaaaaatatattatcagGGCACTCATTGTATGATAAAAAATGACCTGGAAGCATTATCCTCCAGGTTAGTAAGATAATGATGATAGCAAACTTGTATAGAATTTTTGTTATTattcaagtggtggaaaaaaatgttAACGTTTGTAAATGACCGTGTGTTTTTTGTGATTGGAGCTGTATTACGCCTTTTTTTTGGCATCCAAAGCTTATGGTTTATGGTTTTATTTATGTCTATTTGGGCTACATACAAGGTTTTACTCTCTTTTTACTGTATCATTTAAGGGACTTGTGTTCGACTGAAAAATGCATTTCTTACATTTCGAGTTTTTTTTATGGTGCTTATCATACAGGTTAAGTTATTTTATGTCCAAATAAAGAACTCACTGGCATTGCTGATTTCTCGTATCAAACAATGAAGATGCAACTCTGGGACAAGCTGCTAGTAGCATACGTGATGCTTACTGAAAAAAAGCTCACATTCCAATGGGTAGCGAAGGATAACTATAAATCTGGGCAATCACCATTCCAAAGTTTTCATTTATGTATTATTCATCTTTTCGTGCAGCAGCATAAGAACATGGACAAATAATGGTCTCCGGTCGTTTCACACGATCACATGCTTCATCAGGGCCACGTGAAACATGTCCATTTATCCAAGATAAGTGTCCAAGATGGAGAATATAGCATAAATAATGTAGCATAGTGCACCCTGACCACCTTCTGACATGGTCCCTTGCTCTTGGTTTATGGCCCCCGAAAAACTAAGACTTGTTATTGCAAAAACAGAATAAAAGCAATCAAAGTTGAGATATATAATTTACAGTACAATCATGTCTACTTACCACTAATACCACCCTGGACATATAATTGTGTCCCATTTCCTTCTGCTTTTTCCAGTGTCGGGATCTCCCATGTAACTTTACAGACATACCGCCCTCCATCGTCCTCTGTGACTCCCTCTATGGTCAGCAGTGTAGTATTATTGGTTAGATTACATGTAGTTTTATTATTTCTCGCTGATGAACTTCTGTTGTTCTCAGACTTCAGTACAGAACATAACACGGTCCCATTGTCTTCTCCATTGCTTGAAATTTGCTTTCTCCATTCAACTCGGACCTGCTGATCATATTCACTAGTCCAGTTGCAACTTATCCTGGCAGTGTCCGATTTATTCAGATTTAGGATTTCTGGATGTTGAGTAATGATTTTCCCTATGACAATATCTGTATAATGAGAAAGCAATAAACAAAAAATGATAACATAGTGACATTAGGGGTGGCCACTTGTTTGGGAAATTCACAAACTGCCCATGGTTCCTATGGCCAAGCTCAGAAGGACGGGGACGGTCAATGGAGTTCTCTGAGGAGGACAATGTCTTCTGAAAATAAAGCTGCTCCTATGACCAACTGATTACCAGAAAAAAACTGGTGCCGATGTGTGGTAGATCTTATCCCCCAGATCTTGAAACTACCCAATATTTAAGGGTTAGTAACAAAACTATCACCCACTCTCCACCTCCAACCACTGGATCAACGAAGCAATAGTTCCAGCAATGTCGAGTGTTCCATTGAACAAGCTCTATTCAGAGATTTATCGGTTTGTGCCAAGATTGGGTATTCGCTCTCAGTCATCTGCATCCAGATTCTGAGCCTCAGCAGACCCAAAATGTCTCTGCATCATGTAAGGAGACTGGTGCTATAAATGAGGCTTGGTAGATGTGAGGCCCTGCTACAAATCAGAAATTTATTAGGCAGgatgcaaactgtctcttcagagaggaagagaacctgAACTCTATAGCACGAGCTGTTGGTAGCAGCACTGACGATGGGCagtagcccgaaacaccatgtctgcaaaatgagattctgatttgacttttatcctaagtcatattgcaagactcgttaaagggtcaatagtgaaTTGTAGAAATGCTGCTTCCAACGGTGgctctatagagttcaagtcctctttttctctgaagaggcaatttgcatagtaaaTTTCCATGAAGAGccgatatgtcactctccacaaggagaaacattaccccttagactacAGTATaaggcaggatgtaactcaggatcagtgcaggataagtaatgtgatgtatgtacacagtgattgcaccagcagaattgtgagtgcagctctggagtataatacaggatgtaactcaggatcagtaatgtgatgtatgtacacagtgactgcaccagcagaatattgagtgcagctctggagtataatacaggatgtaactcaggatcagtacaggcagggccggctccaggttttcgagggccccgggcgaaagagtctcagtgggcccccccctttaacacataccccgatttatgatgcacagatacggcagagaaatgtatagtgcaatgccagatttcacttcttacatgagtgacagctattgtaaattctgcagtgtatatatacaggacaggaggagttgtactgtgcagtgtatatatacaggaggaaaggtgctgtgcagtgtatatatacaggaggagcggtactgtgcagtgtatatatacagggggagaggtgctgtgcagtgtatatatacaggagaggtgctgtgcagtgtcgtgagcagggcgttgttgtatcagaaaatcttttctgttttgagtttttctatgaaacaaagacttttctacataaacaacgttgtttggttttgcggccctaacagatctatgctacaaagtaacaggcggctcgggcattaatgagggacctgaggctgaatcctttccacaaaccctaatgacccaattagtgccccgtcattagaagctcattaaacgcctccctgtcccaagcagtcatgtacagtatggggggatcctgcagcccaccccctgactgctccataccatacactgccctctgtcgcgctcactattatcctgtgcatttctccttcatcgttaccccatgttacacttgtcaccccccactacagagtagcagggcagccaatgtcaccccctcccggacgctaatggcagcaggaaaagtctgctcctctattgggttggaacctgatttaatcaaggaataatgtggatttgttgctggtggctgcaggggaagggttaagtgatgccatgtccttggtgggagcagtggcagctgctgggaccttgacagacacaaccaatgttgctgtgactgcacagtgtgacctggaggagagaagctgagacgcagaaatcacccacatgccagcactgggcagtccctccagtcaccagcctggggccacagggccccaacgtacagcccacagctcagttttatccatggcagcagctccccttcctcctggcatctgggtaACCCCATTTATTCggatcggattgttatctttaaggtttagcaataaccttcatacagatgggaaggggttaagcttcttcctaccccactggtgcaggttcgggtggggcatgcatgtattctgggtgagctgggccgctgcaggttgcaggctgcaccccaccagctgtcctccagacatcacccacatttttaggcagcggagacagacagcagcagactgagccacaagtccatctgcaaccactgctggataccatagtactcactcaggcactggtaggactgagctcctccggaatctgcctgataagttcagcagcactgcagccagccaggggcggagatcagagcagagaactctctccgcccacaaacaatgtcacactggctgccttctcttaacccctatgtgtgcctgcctggctgcactgactgagtgagaagatgcttgtgtcagagctggcacataggggttaagagaacgcagccagcagtgactttgtgggcggagagagcatgttctcctgctctgctctcccagctgtatctatgacagcgtgagtgggcccccctctcttcccagggccccggcatttgcccaggtgtgccgggtgctgacaccagccctgagtacaggatcagtaatgtaatgtatgcacacagtgactgcaccagcagaacagtgagtgcagctcgggacccgttgaagcgcatctgcgtgaaacggccgtagtccgtccTTGCTCTCCCCCGCACCTATTCCTccttcctgccgcctctccgcaatATGTCTAACACCGCTtaaagcgaataaaggacactatttTCAGCAAGAttcgggtgagtgctgcatcttttgttatttagtaatgtaatgtatgtacacagtgactgcaccagcagaacagtgagtgcagctctggggtataatacaggatgtaactcaggatcagtaatgtaatgtatgtacacagtgactgcaccagcagaatagtgagtgcagctctggggtataatacaggatgtaacacaggatcagtacaggatcagtaatgtaatgtatgtacacagtgactgcaccagcagaatagtgagtgcagctctggggtataatacaggatgtaactcaggatcagtacaggatcagtaatgtaatgtatgtacacagtgtctgcaccagcagaatagtgagtgcagctatggggtataatacaggatgtaactcaggatcagtacaggatcagtaatgtaatgtatgtacacagtgattgcaccagcagaatagtgagtgcagctctggagtataatacaggatgtaactcaggatcagtaatgtaatgtatgtacacagtgactgcaccagcagaatagtgggtgcagctctggagtataatacaggatgtaacttaggattagtacaggatcagtaatgtaatgtatgtgcacagtgactgcaccagcaggatagtgggtgcagctctgctcagctgctgctcattgtgctaattgtgggtgcggtcgctgctgaacctgcagtgtgctcctgagctccagagaaccaccatctctccacctggggacctgctctctctcttacccagggagggagtgggtttcctgg
This region of Ranitomeya imitator isolate aRanImi1 chromosome 1, aRanImi1.pri, whole genome shotgun sequence genomic DNA includes:
- the LOC138658350 gene encoding uncharacterized protein gives rise to the protein MSRMPFILLAILHLSDIVIGKIITQHPEILNLNKSDTARISCNWTSEYDQQVRVEWRKQISSNGEDNGTVLCSVLKSENNRSSSARNNKTTCNLTNNTTLLTIEGVTEDDGGRYVCKVTWEIPTLEKAEGNGTQLYVQGGISGSQIYISAIGVIGIFPFLALAAYCAYKPRKQKSKKIPQRRRQEHVELNQMHQDAAEGEEEDSSGHSVQWAESSLYESFDYFAIRNPADKAATSSTANLAKPKSSEESSLSAV